In the genome of Gemmatimonadaceae bacterium, one region contains:
- the nifJ gene encoding pyruvate:ferredoxin (flavodoxin) oxidoreductase, whose protein sequence is MQIDGTLTDTLDGNTAVAHVAYRVNEVCAIYPITPSSTMAELADEWSTQGLTNIWGNVPVVQEMQSEGGAAGTVHGALQSGALTTTFTASQGLMLMLPNMYKIAGELTSTVFHVAARALATQALSIFGDHSDVMAARPTGFALLSSGTVQEAHDAALIAQAATLESRIPFLHFFDGFRTSHQLDKIVVLSDAQIRAMIRDDLVRAHRARALTPEHPVVRGTAHNADTFFQARETANPYYARVPAIVQAAMDRFAALTGRAYKLFDYEGPADAERVVVLMGSGAETTRETAAFLLQAGERVGVLQVRLYRPFSAGHFLAALPESCRAIAVLEQAKEPGAPGEPLYIDVVTTLAQAVAGGQRETMPRVVGGRYGLGSKNFNPAQAKAVFDELQKAQPKHGFTVGIDDDVSQTSLPVDPDFSIEPDDIVRALFFGLGADGTVGANKNSVKIIAEDPAMHAQGYFVYDSHKSGAQTISHLRFGRRPIRAPYLLESANFIACHQASFLDRIDVLRLAVEGGTFLLNTPHGHEAVWDRLPHSLQTRIIEKKLRFFVIDASKVAQAAGLGGRINTVLQTCFFAISGVLPRDEAIRRIKASIEKTYGGKGADVVRQNFDAVDRALGNLFEVKVPAVATSAFDRPPIVPVQAPEFVQLVTARMMQGRGDELRVSQFPVDGTWPSGTAAFEKRNISDIVAIWDPDLCVQCGQCGFACPHSVIRARYYDADALGGAPATFNSAPVNARGYPGVRFSLELYVEDCTGCGVCVEVCPVHSPRDPAVKAINLGPKAPLLESARANIQFFETLPVNDRARVDFATVRGVQFLEPLFEFSGACGGCGETPYLKLLSQLFGDRLQIANATGCSSIYGGNLPVTPWTKDAAGRGPAWSNSLFEDNAEFGLGFRLAADKHHELATALVRRLAPGVGEDLARAILDAPQERESELRAQRARVDALKQKLATMDDETARDLLSVVDHLVRRSIWIVGGDGWAYDIGYGGLDHVLATGRDVNLLVLDTEVYSNTGGQASKATPLGAVAKFAAAGKRVARKDLALQAIAYGNVYVAQVAMGANPQQMLLAFREAEAYAGPSLIIAYSQCIAHGFDLRYGMKQQDLATASGYWPLFRFNPAMRTVGERPFRLDSPRPTIPFKDYAYNELRYRALASSDPKAAEELLAKAQQVVAEKYRQYEELASRGGECFHPNCDHGGAEPLAGRAAPVAGTAMDTGSLAR, encoded by the coding sequence ATGCAGATCGATGGGACGCTGACCGACACTCTCGACGGCAACACCGCGGTTGCGCACGTTGCGTATCGAGTCAATGAGGTGTGCGCGATCTACCCGATCACTCCCTCCTCGACGATGGCGGAGCTCGCCGACGAATGGTCGACGCAGGGCCTCACCAACATCTGGGGGAATGTCCCCGTCGTCCAGGAGATGCAGAGCGAGGGGGGGGCCGCTGGCACGGTCCACGGCGCGCTCCAGTCGGGCGCGCTGACGACGACGTTCACGGCATCGCAAGGACTGATGTTGATGCTGCCGAACATGTACAAGATCGCGGGCGAACTCACCTCCACCGTGTTCCACGTGGCGGCGCGAGCGCTTGCGACCCAGGCGCTGTCGATTTTCGGCGACCATTCCGACGTGATGGCGGCGCGTCCGACCGGCTTCGCGCTGCTATCGTCGGGCACGGTGCAGGAGGCGCACGATGCGGCGCTGATCGCGCAGGCGGCGACGCTGGAGTCGCGGATCCCGTTCCTGCACTTCTTCGATGGTTTTCGCACGTCGCATCAGCTCGACAAGATCGTGGTGCTGTCCGATGCCCAGATCCGCGCCATGATCCGCGACGATCTCGTCCGCGCGCACCGGGCGCGCGCGCTGACGCCGGAGCATCCAGTTGTACGTGGCACCGCGCACAACGCGGACACGTTCTTCCAGGCGCGTGAGACGGCGAACCCGTACTACGCGCGGGTGCCCGCGATCGTGCAGGCCGCAATGGACAGGTTCGCCGCGCTCACCGGCCGCGCGTATAAGCTGTTCGACTACGAAGGTCCGGCTGACGCCGAACGTGTGGTCGTCCTGATGGGCTCGGGGGCGGAGACTACCCGCGAGACCGCGGCGTTTCTGCTGCAGGCTGGCGAGCGGGTCGGCGTGCTGCAGGTGCGGCTCTATCGGCCGTTTTCGGCCGGGCATTTCCTCGCGGCGCTTCCGGAGTCTTGCCGCGCGATCGCGGTGCTGGAGCAGGCCAAGGAGCCTGGCGCGCCGGGTGAGCCGCTCTACATCGATGTTGTAACGACGCTGGCCCAGGCCGTTGCTGGCGGCCAGCGCGAGACGATGCCGCGCGTTGTCGGTGGTCGGTATGGACTTGGCTCGAAGAACTTCAACCCCGCGCAGGCGAAGGCGGTGTTCGACGAGCTGCAGAAGGCGCAGCCGAAGCATGGTTTCACCGTCGGAATCGATGACGACGTGTCTCAAACGAGTCTGCCGGTCGATCCGGACTTCTCGATCGAGCCCGATGATATCGTCCGCGCGTTGTTCTTCGGTCTCGGCGCCGACGGTACGGTTGGCGCGAACAAGAACAGCGTCAAGATCATCGCCGAGGATCCGGCGATGCACGCGCAGGGCTACTTCGTCTACGACTCGCACAAGTCGGGCGCGCAGACGATCTCGCATCTGCGCTTCGGGCGGCGGCCAATCCGCGCGCCCTACCTGCTGGAGTCGGCCAATTTCATCGCCTGCCATCAAGCGAGCTTTCTCGACCGGATCGATGTGCTGCGTCTCGCGGTCGAAGGAGGGACGTTCCTGCTTAACACGCCGCACGGACACGAGGCCGTGTGGGACCGGCTGCCGCATTCCCTTCAAACGCGGATCATCGAGAAGAAGCTCCGTTTTTTCGTGATCGACGCATCCAAGGTCGCGCAGGCCGCCGGCCTGGGCGGGCGGATCAACACGGTGTTGCAGACGTGCTTCTTCGCGATCTCCGGCGTGCTGCCCCGCGACGAGGCGATCCGGCGAATCAAGGCGTCGATCGAGAAGACGTACGGCGGGAAAGGCGCGGACGTGGTGCGCCAGAACTTCGACGCGGTCGATCGCGCGTTAGGCAACCTGTTCGAGGTGAAAGTGCCGGCTGTGGCGACGAGTGCGTTCGATCGGCCGCCGATCGTCCCGGTCCAGGCGCCGGAGTTCGTGCAACTGGTCACCGCGAGGATGATGCAGGGCCGCGGCGACGAGCTTCGTGTCAGCCAGTTCCCGGTCGATGGCACCTGGCCGTCGGGCACCGCGGCGTTCGAGAAGCGCAACATCTCCGACATCGTGGCCATCTGGGACCCGGATCTCTGCGTGCAATGCGGTCAGTGCGGCTTCGCTTGCCCGCACAGCGTCATCCGGGCCAGGTACTACGACGCGGACGCGCTTGGTGGCGCGCCGGCGACCTTCAACTCGGCGCCGGTCAACGCCCGCGGTTACCCCGGAGTGCGCTTCTCGCTCGAGCTCTATGTGGAGGACTGCACCGGCTGCGGCGTCTGCGTCGAGGTTTGCCCGGTGCACAGTCCGCGCGACCCGGCCGTGAAGGCGATCAACCTCGGGCCGAAGGCGCCGCTTCTCGAATCCGCACGCGCCAACATCCAATTCTTCGAGACGCTGCCGGTAAACGATCGGGCGCGTGTCGATTTTGCCACGGTGCGCGGCGTGCAGTTCCTGGAGCCGCTGTTCGAGTTCTCCGGGGCCTGCGGTGGCTGTGGTGAGACGCCGTACCTCAAGCTGCTGTCGCAGTTGTTCGGCGATCGGCTGCAAATCGCCAACGCGACGGGCTGCTCATCGATCTACGGCGGCAACCTTCCGGTCACGCCCTGGACCAAGGACGCCGCCGGGCGCGGGCCGGCGTGGTCGAATTCCCTGTTCGAAGACAATGCGGAGTTCGGCCTGGGCTTCCGGCTTGCCGCCGACAAACACCACGAGCTGGCAACCGCACTCGTACGCCGGCTCGCGCCGGGTGTCGGCGAGGATCTCGCTCGTGCCATCCTCGACGCACCGCAGGAGCGCGAGTCCGAGCTCCGCGCCCAGCGGGCTCGCGTCGACGCGCTGAAGCAGAAGCTCGCGACGATGGACGACGAGACCGCGCGCGACCTGCTGTCCGTGGTCGACCACCTGGTTCGGCGCAGCATCTGGATCGTTGGTGGCGACGGGTGGGCCTACGACATTGGCTACGGCGGGCTCGACCACGTGCTGGCGACCGGCCGCGACGTCAACCTGCTGGTGCTCGACACCGAGGTCTACTCCAACACCGGCGGTCAGGCCTCGAAGGCAACGCCTCTGGGCGCGGTCGCCAAATTCGCCGCTGCTGGCAAACGCGTGGCGCGCAAGGATCTGGCGTTGCAGGCCATCGCATACGGCAACGTGTATGTCGCGCAAGTGGCGATGGGTGCCAACCCGCAGCAGATGCTGCTCGCCTTCCGCGAGGCGGAGGCTTATGCGGGCCCCTCGCTGATCATCGCGTACAGCCAATGCATCGCGCACGGCTTCGACCTGCGCTACGGTATGAAGCAGCAGGATCTGGCGACGGCGAGCGGCTACTGGCCGCTGTTCCGTTTCAATCCGGCGATGCGCACGGTCGGCGAGCGACCGTTCCGGCTCGACTCGCCGCGGCCGACGATCCCGTTCAAGGACTACGCCTATAACGAGCTGCGTTATCGCGCGCTCGCCTCCAGCGATCCGAAGGCGGCCGAAGAACTGTTGGCGAAGGCACAGCAGGTCGTGGCGGAGAAATACCGGCAGTACGAGGAATTAGCGAGCCGCGGTGGCGAGTGCTTCCATCCCAACTGCGACCATGGCGGTGCCGAGCCGTTGGCCGGACGAGCAGCGCCGGTCGCAGGGACCGCCATGGACACCGGCTCGTTGGCAAGATGA
- a CDS encoding NAD(P)-binding protein, with amino-acid sequence MTTGQSDFTPIIDMVAQPGTGPVRTRRPVYVDLLPPCNNACPAGEDIQAWLALAQAGRYREAWLTLVRDNPLPAVHGRVCYHPCETSCNRQWVDSAVSIHAVERFLGDLATHEGWPLPIDAPPSGKRVLIVGAGPSGLSAAYHLARLGHAVEIRDAGPLPGGMMHFGIPAYRLPREELMREVRRIEAMGVTLVLNHRVDDLLAEKEGGRFDAVFTAIGAHASKHIDIPARDAARVLDAVSFLRRVGSGEAPRLGRRVVIYGGGNTAMDAARTAKRLGAEEALIIYHRDRAHMPAHAFEADEALEEGIKIKWLTSIREIAGSTLTVEVMELDHDGRPRPTGQFEMLEADAVVLALGQQTDSAFLRIVPGIEFQADGTVTVAPNMMTGHPGIFAGGDMVPSERTVTTAVGHGKKAARHIDAWLRGGAYRSPPKHPVVSFEMLQLPIYSDADQAAQPVLPVAARTTSFAEVLAGLNEDEARYEAQRCLSCGNCFECDQCYAACPEQAIEKLGPGRRYRYIYDRCTGCAICFETCPCHAIDMVREQG; translated from the coding sequence ATGACCACTGGGCAGTCGGACTTCACTCCCATCATCGACATGGTCGCCCAGCCGGGCACCGGACCGGTGCGCACGCGACGTCCGGTGTACGTCGATCTCCTGCCGCCCTGCAACAACGCTTGTCCGGCCGGCGAGGACATTCAGGCTTGGCTCGCGCTCGCGCAGGCTGGCCGCTACCGCGAGGCTTGGCTCACTCTGGTCAGAGACAACCCGCTGCCAGCTGTGCACGGGCGGGTCTGTTATCATCCGTGCGAAACGAGCTGCAATCGGCAGTGGGTCGACAGCGCAGTCTCCATCCACGCAGTCGAACGCTTCCTCGGCGACTTGGCGACGCACGAGGGGTGGCCGCTGCCGATCGATGCTCCACCGAGCGGCAAGCGGGTGCTCATCGTTGGCGCGGGACCGAGCGGTCTGTCGGCCGCCTACCACCTCGCGCGGCTGGGCCACGCCGTCGAGATCCGCGATGCCGGCCCGCTGCCAGGCGGGATGATGCACTTCGGCATCCCCGCCTATCGACTGCCGCGCGAGGAACTCATGAGGGAGGTGCGGCGGATTGAGGCGATGGGTGTCACGCTCGTGCTGAACCACCGGGTCGACGACCTCCTCGCCGAGAAGGAAGGCGGGCGCTTCGACGCGGTGTTCACCGCGATCGGAGCACACGCCTCGAAGCACATCGACATCCCGGCGCGCGACGCCGCCAGGGTGCTCGATGCCGTGAGCTTTCTGCGACGCGTCGGCTCGGGCGAAGCACCGCGTCTCGGGCGTCGGGTCGTGATTTACGGTGGCGGCAACACGGCGATGGATGCCGCGCGGACGGCGAAGCGCCTCGGCGCCGAAGAGGCGTTGATCATCTATCACCGCGACCGTGCTCATATGCCAGCGCACGCCTTCGAGGCCGATGAGGCGCTCGAAGAGGGCATCAAGATCAAGTGGCTGACGAGCATCAGGGAGATCGCGGGGTCGACGTTGACGGTCGAGGTCATGGAGCTCGATCACGACGGCCGGCCGCGACCGACGGGTCAATTCGAAATGCTGGAGGCGGACGCCGTCGTGCTGGCGCTCGGGCAACAGACGGACAGCGCCTTCCTGAGGATTGTCCCTGGGATCGAATTCCAAGCTGATGGTACGGTCACGGTCGCGCCGAACATGATGACCGGTCATCCAGGGATCTTCGCCGGCGGCGACATGGTGCCGAGCGAGCGCACCGTAACGACCGCGGTCGGACATGGGAAGAAGGCCGCACGGCACATCGATGCCTGGCTGCGTGGCGGCGCGTACCGGTCGCCACCAAAGCATCCGGTCGTGTCGTTCGAGATGCTGCAGCTGCCGATCTACAGCGACGCCGACCAGGCCGCGCAACCCGTGCTGCCGGTCGCCGCGCGCACGACCAGCTTCGCTGAAGTACTCGCCGGGCTGAACGAAGATGAAGCGCGGTACGAAGCACAACGTTGCCTGTCGTGCGGCAACTGCTTCGAATGCGACCAGTGTTACGCCGCGTGCCCCGAGCAGGCGATCGAGAAGCTCGGGCCCGGGCGGCGGTACCGCTACATCTACGACCGCTGTACGGGATGCGCGATCTGCTTTGAGACGTGTCCCTGCCACGCCATCGACATGGTGCGAGAGCAGGGCTGA
- a CDS encoding ROK family protein → MPCSNGWRASRSSSSSSPMRSGRHDRDPPHRTPFFGDVMTADGTLAVGVDLGGTKIQAVVVDGAGGVVRRHRRPTDASRGADAVIGDIVACIRDACLPDLEGSVVAVGVGVAGQVDGTTGAVRYAPNLGWRDIPLASLLGVRLALPVSVLNDVQAAAYGEHRFGAGRGVGDLVCLFIGTGVGGGVVARGELLQGCTGSAGELGHVTIDRDGPLCRCGNRGCLEAFAGGWAIAARAREAATADGVAGATLQALAGGDLERITAETVAEAARRGDPLAQQIAGEAGEALGIGAASIVNAFNPCALILGGGVIEGFPQLIAAMRAGIAQRALAWPGAAVRVVKAALDRDAGGIGAAEWARRTPGSD, encoded by the coding sequence ATGCCATGCTCGAACGGCTGGCGAGCATCCCGGTCGAGTTCGTCTTCCAGCCCGATGCGGAGCGGCAGGCATGACCGTGATCCGCCACATCGAACGCCGTTTTTCGGTGACGTGATGACAGCAGATGGTACGCTGGCGGTCGGCGTGGATCTCGGGGGCACCAAGATCCAGGCTGTAGTCGTCGATGGCGCGGGTGGCGTAGTACGGCGGCACCGGCGTCCCACGGACGCCTCGCGTGGAGCGGACGCGGTGATCGGCGACATCGTCGCCTGCATCCGCGACGCCTGTCTCCCCGACCTGGAGGGATCCGTCGTGGCGGTGGGCGTCGGCGTCGCCGGGCAGGTCGACGGGACAACCGGCGCGGTGCGCTATGCGCCCAACCTGGGGTGGCGTGACATCCCGCTTGCCAGCCTCCTCGGTGTGCGGCTGGCGCTGCCGGTCTCAGTACTAAACGATGTGCAAGCCGCCGCGTACGGAGAGCACCGGTTCGGCGCCGGGCGCGGCGTCGGTGACCTCGTCTGTCTCTTCATCGGCACCGGCGTTGGCGGGGGCGTCGTCGCCCGCGGCGAGTTGCTCCAGGGCTGCACGGGGTCTGCCGGCGAACTGGGCCACGTGACGATCGACAGAGACGGGCCCCTTTGCCGCTGCGGTAACCGCGGCTGCCTCGAGGCGTTCGCCGGCGGCTGGGCTATCGCGGCGCGGGCCCGTGAGGCAGCCACCGCGGACGGGGTGGCGGGTGCCACACTCCAAGCACTGGCCGGGGGCGATTTGGAGCGCATCACCGCGGAAACCGTGGCAGAGGCCGCCCGCCGAGGCGACCCGCTGGCCCAGCAGATCGCCGGCGAAGCCGGGGAAGCGCTCGGCATCGGCGCTGCCTCGATCGTGAACGCGTTCAATCCCTGCGCGCTGATCCTCGGAGGAGGGGTAATCGAAGGATTCCCGCAACTCATCGCGGCCATGCGCGCGGGCATCGCCCAGCGCGCGCTCGCCTGGCCTGGCGCTGCGGTCCGCGTGGTCAAGGCAGCTCTGGACCGCGACGCCGGAGGCATCGGCGCGGCCGAGTGGGCCCGCCGAACGCCTGGCTCCGACTAG
- a CDS encoding phosphoketolase family protein, which produces MQTNPLTPELLRTIDAYWRAANYLSVGQIYLLANPLLREPLTLDHIKSRLLGHWGTTPGLNFIYAHLNRAIKRHDLDMIYIAGPGHGGPAVVANTYLEGTYSELYPEVSRDAAGMQRLFKQFSFPGGIPSHASPETPGSINEGGELGYSLAHAFGAAFDNPGLIVACVVGDGEAETAPLAAAWHSNKFLNPVTDGAVLPILHLNGYKIASPTVLARIGDDELKSLFLGYGYRPYLVEGSEPEAAHQAMAATLDTVVAEIRAIQASARTNGRAERPRWPMIILRTPKGWTGPATVDGKKTEGSWRSHQVPLAEMASRPEHVRQLEAWMKSYRPEELFDEAGTLIPELAGLAPTGDRRMGANPHANGGLLLQDLEMPDFRVHAVAVPSPGTVLAEATRVLGRFLRDVMQRNMDQRNFRVFGPDETASNRLGALFEVTDRTWMADRSPDDEQLSPDGRVMEILSEHTCQGWLEGYLLTGRHGLFSCYEAFVHIVDSMFNQHAKWLKVTRQIPWRRPIASLTYLLTSHVWRQDQNGFSHQDPGFIDQVVNKKADVIRVYLPPDANTLLCVADHCLRSRNYVNVVVAGKQPALQYLDMDAAAKHSEAGIGVWEWASSDGGAEPDLVMACAGDVPTLETLAAVSLLRQHAPELKVRVINVVDLMRLQPAEEHPHGLSHGDFDALFTTDRPIIFAFHGYPWLIHRLTYRRTNHPNLHVRGYKEEGTTTTPFDMAVRNDLDRFHLVNDAVRRVPGLAPRAAYLTEIIRDTLIEHNRYIRQYGEDMPEIRDWQWSERGPDTRSL; this is translated from the coding sequence ATGCAAACCAACCCGCTCACTCCGGAACTGCTCCGCACGATCGACGCGTACTGGCGCGCCGCCAACTACCTGTCGGTCGGCCAGATTTACCTGCTGGCCAACCCGCTGCTCCGCGAGCCGCTGACGCTGGATCACATCAAGTCGCGCCTGCTCGGCCACTGGGGGACGACCCCGGGGCTGAACTTCATCTACGCGCACCTCAATCGCGCCATCAAGCGCCACGACCTCGACATGATCTACATTGCGGGCCCCGGACACGGCGGACCTGCCGTAGTGGCGAACACCTATCTGGAGGGCACCTACAGCGAGCTGTATCCCGAAGTGTCGCGGGACGCCGCGGGAATGCAGCGGCTGTTCAAGCAGTTCTCCTTCCCAGGAGGAATTCCGAGCCATGCTTCCCCGGAGACGCCGGGCTCAATCAATGAAGGTGGCGAGCTCGGTTACTCGCTGGCTCATGCATTCGGGGCGGCCTTCGACAACCCTGGCCTGATCGTGGCGTGCGTCGTTGGCGACGGGGAGGCCGAGACTGCCCCCCTGGCGGCCGCGTGGCACTCGAACAAGTTCCTCAATCCCGTCACCGACGGAGCGGTGCTGCCGATCCTGCACCTCAATGGGTACAAGATCGCCAGCCCCACGGTGCTCGCCCGGATCGGCGATGACGAGCTGAAAAGCCTGTTCCTCGGCTACGGGTATCGTCCTTACCTGGTCGAAGGCTCAGAACCCGAGGCAGCGCATCAGGCGATGGCCGCGACGCTCGACACCGTCGTCGCTGAGATCCGCGCGATCCAGGCGAGCGCGCGGACGAACGGTCGGGCCGAGCGTCCTCGCTGGCCAATGATCATCCTGCGCACCCCCAAGGGGTGGACCGGTCCAGCGACAGTAGACGGGAAGAAGACCGAGGGATCCTGGCGCTCGCACCAGGTGCCACTCGCCGAGATGGCCTCCAGGCCGGAACACGTGCGCCAGCTGGAGGCGTGGATGAAGAGCTACCGGCCCGAGGAGCTCTTCGACGAGGCCGGGACCCTCATTCCCGAGTTGGCCGGCCTGGCACCCACGGGCGACCGGCGGATGGGGGCCAATCCGCACGCCAACGGCGGGCTGCTGCTCCAGGACCTCGAGATGCCCGACTTCCGGGTCCATGCGGTCGCTGTCCCCAGCCCCGGGACCGTGCTGGCCGAGGCCACCCGGGTCCTCGGCCGTTTCCTGCGGGACGTGATGCAGCGGAATATGGACCAGCGCAACTTCCGGGTGTTCGGCCCGGACGAGACCGCGTCCAACCGGCTGGGCGCACTGTTCGAGGTGACCGACAGGACCTGGATGGCCGACCGGAGCCCGGACGATGAGCAGCTAAGCCCCGACGGGCGGGTGATGGAGATCCTGAGCGAGCACACCTGCCAGGGATGGCTGGAAGGGTACCTCCTCACCGGCCGACACGGCTTGTTCTCCTGCTACGAGGCGTTCGTCCACATCGTGGACTCGATGTTCAACCAGCACGCGAAGTGGCTGAAGGTGACGCGGCAGATCCCCTGGCGGCGGCCCATCGCGTCCTTGACCTATCTGTTGACGTCCCACGTTTGGCGGCAAGACCAGAACGGGTTCTCGCATCAGGACCCGGGCTTTATCGATCAGGTCGTCAACAAGAAGGCGGACGTGATCCGTGTGTACCTGCCGCCCGACGCCAACACGCTGCTCTGCGTCGCCGACCACTGCCTCCGGAGCCGCAACTACGTCAACGTCGTGGTGGCTGGCAAGCAGCCGGCGCTCCAGTACCTCGATATGGATGCGGCGGCGAAGCACTCCGAGGCCGGCATAGGGGTCTGGGAGTGGGCGAGTAGCGATGGCGGTGCCGAGCCGGATCTCGTCATGGCCTGTGCCGGCGACGTGCCGACCCTGGAGACGCTGGCGGCCGTCAGCCTCCTGCGCCAGCATGCCCCCGAGCTGAAGGTCCGGGTGATCAACGTGGTCGATCTCATGCGGCTCCAGCCGGCGGAGGAGCATCCCCACGGCCTCTCGCATGGCGACTTCGACGCGCTCTTCACGACCGACAGGCCCATCATCTTCGCCTTTCACGGCTACCCCTGGCTCATCCACCGGCTGACCTACCGCCGGACCAACCACCCGAACCTTCACGTCCGCGGCTACAAGGAGGAAGGGACCACCACGACCCCGTTCGACATGGCGGTGCGGAACGACCTGGATCGCTTTCATCTGGTCAATGATGCCGTGCGTCGGGTCCCAGGTCTGGCGCCCCGCGCCGCATATCTCACGGAGATCATCCGAGACACGCTCATCGAGCACAACCGCTACATCCGGCAATACGGTGAGGACATGCCGGAGATCCGTGATTGGCAGTGGAGTGAGCGCGGTCCTGACACACGCTCGCTCTGA
- a CDS encoding acetate/propionate family kinase, protein MKSGLPCVLTLNAGSSSIRFAVYEVADTPGRRLDGKIDRIGVSGTNLMVNDPAGTPQVPRRLAAADHRTAVGFLLDWLEAHPVFASVKAAGHRVVHGMKHSDPERVTPKLLAELHRITPYAPDHLPREIGLIEALRKRYPTLPQVVCFDTAFHRTMPRVARLLPIPRRYAAKGVERYGFHGLSYAYLMEELGRLDSAATKGRVILAHLGNGASLAAVRHGKSIDTSMGFTPTAGLVMSTRSGDLDPGLIYYLARTERMTAARFQQMVNQESGLLGVSAISADLRDLLAREAADARAAEAVALFCYQVRKWIGAFAATLGGVDTVVFAGGIGENAPVIRKRICDGLEFLGIVLDSKRNARNAPLISRDGGRVNVRVIRTDEELMIARSASQVLNLASLRDV, encoded by the coding sequence ATGAAATCCGGCTTGCCCTGTGTCCTCACGCTGAACGCCGGCTCGTCGAGCATCCGATTCGCGGTGTACGAGGTAGCCGACACCCCGGGGCGGCGGCTCGATGGGAAGATCGATCGCATCGGCGTGAGCGGCACGAATTTGATGGTCAACGATCCGGCCGGAACACCGCAGGTTCCCCGTCGTCTTGCCGCTGCCGATCACCGCACGGCGGTCGGTTTTCTGCTGGACTGGCTCGAGGCGCACCCGGTGTTCGCGTCGGTCAAAGCTGCGGGACACCGAGTAGTGCACGGCATGAAGCATTCGGACCCGGAGCGGGTCACGCCGAAGCTGCTCGCGGAACTGCACCGCATCACGCCGTACGCCCCCGATCACCTGCCGCGCGAGATTGGCCTGATCGAGGCGCTCCGCAAGCGGTATCCAACGCTGCCACAGGTGGTGTGCTTTGACACAGCGTTTCACCGCACAATGCCGCGGGTTGCCAGGCTCCTGCCGATCCCGCGGCGCTATGCTGCGAAGGGCGTCGAGCGCTACGGCTTCCATGGCCTGTCCTACGCCTACTTGATGGAGGAACTCGGTCGCCTCGATTCCGCAGCCACGAAGGGCCGCGTGATCCTCGCGCATCTCGGCAATGGCGCCAGCCTGGCCGCCGTGCGGCACGGCAAGAGTATCGATACCAGCATGGGCTTCACACCCACAGCGGGATTGGTGATGAGCACTCGCTCCGGAGATCTGGATCCCGGCCTGATCTACTACCTCGCGCGCACGGAACGCATGACGGCGGCGCGCTTTCAGCAGATGGTAAACCAGGAATCCGGTCTGCTCGGCGTATCGGCGATCAGTGCCGACCTGCGAGACTTGCTGGCCCGGGAGGCCGCGGACGCGCGGGCGGCTGAGGCCGTGGCGCTGTTCTGTTATCAGGTCAGAAAGTGGATCGGCGCCTTCGCTGCTACGCTCGGAGGAGTGGACACGGTCGTTTTCGCCGGAGGCATCGGCGAAAACGCACCGGTGATCCGGAAGCGGATCTGCGACGGACTCGAGTTTCTCGGCATCGTGCTAGACTCGAAGCGCAATGCCAGGAATGCGCCGTTGATTTCACGCGACGGCGGTCGGGTCAACGTGCGGGTCATCCGCACCGACGAGGAGCTCATGATCGCCAGGTCGGCAAGCCAAGTCCTCAATCTCGCCTCATTAAGGGACGTGTAG